A window of the Microcaecilia unicolor chromosome 5, aMicUni1.1, whole genome shotgun sequence genome harbors these coding sequences:
- the HSBP1 gene encoding heat shock factor-binding protein 1: MSEADPKTVQDMTAVVQTLLQQMQDKFQTMSDQIIGRIDEMSGRIDDLEKNIADLMTQAGVEEVEGVKAAK, encoded by the exons ATGTCTGAGGCTGATCCCAAGACTGTGCAAGATATGACGGCAGTG GTGCAGACCTTACTTCAACAGATGCAGGACAAATTTCAGACCATGTCGGACCAGATCATTGGAAGAA TTGACGAGATGAGTGGTCGCATCGATGATTTGGAGAAAAATATTGCCGACCTCATGACCCAGGCGGGAGTGGAAGAAGTTGAAGGAGTAAAG GCTGCCAAGTAA